Below is a genomic region from Candidatus Polarisedimenticolia bacterium.
GCCTACAGACCTCCGGCCGGGAACATCCCGCCTGCCGTGACACGGCCTCCTCGTCCCCCTTCTCCGCCGATCGATTGGGAGCGCTGGATCGGCATCCGCGGTGCGGCGGTGGTCGGCGCCATTGCGCTCGGACTCGCGGGAATCCTGTTCTTCAAGTACTCGATTGAGAAGGGATTGATCACGCCGTCGATGCGCGTCGCGTTGGGGACGCTCACCGGTCTTGCCTGTCTCGCCGGCGCCGAGTGGCTGCGGGCGCGAAAGTATCGCCAGACGGCCGAGGCGATCTCGGGCGCCGGCGTCATTGTTCTTTATGCCGCCTTTTGGGCCAGCCACGCGCTGTATCACCTCGTCGGCATGCCGCTGGTCTTCGGGCTGATGGTCCTGGTGACCGCCGTCTGCTGCCTGCTGGCGGTGCGCCATGCCTCGCTGCTCGTCGCGGTCCTCGGCCTGGTGGGAGGATTCGCGACGCCGCTCCTTCTGTCGAGCGGGCAGGATCGTCCACTCGGCTTGTTCGGCTACGTGCTGCTGCTCGACTTTGGCTTGCTCGCGGTGGGGCACAAGCGGCGCTGGCCGTCGCTCGGGATCCTCAGCCTGCTTGCCACGGTGCTCCTGCAGGGATTGTGGATCGTGCTGCGCATGGGGCCGGATCGGCTGTTCCTGGGGCTCGCCATCGTCGCCCTGTTCGCGGTCTTGTTCCTGCTGGCAGGGCGCTGGAGCGGCGGAACGGCACCGAGCGGCGCGGTGGCCTTGAGCCAGATTGGCGCCGTCACCTTTCCCTTCGCCTTTGCCCTGTACTTCGCGTCGCGCGCCGATCTGGGACCGCATCTCTATCCCATCGCTATCCTGCTGGCTCTGTTGAGCGCCGGCGCCGGCTGGGTGGCGCGCGAGCAGCGGCAAGCTGCCCTGGGCACGGGCGCCGCCTGCGCGGCCCTCGTCGTGACGGCGGTCTGGATTCTCCGGCATACGATGACGACGGCACTCGCGTGGGAAGCGGCAGGTGTCGCGGTTGGGCTCGCCGCCATCTTCCACCTCTTCGTCGAGCTCGATCGCGAAGATGCGGGCACGGAAGGGCCGGCGCCCGCGGCGATCCTGGCCGGTCTCGGGTTCATGGCGATCCTGATCGTTGCTTCCGGCGGCAAGGCGCTGCCGATCGCTCCCTGGCTGGCCGGCTGGACCGGACTGATGTGCCTCCTGTATCGCCATGCGGCCTTTCCGCAGCGTGCCTGGCTGCAGGTCGCGGCGGCCGCCGGCGCCGGGATGGGCCTGGGCCTCTACATGACGCACTACGGGGATGCCGTCTTCCCCGCGAAAGAGCTCTTTGTAGCGCTGCCGGTCGGTGCCTGCGTGCTCCTCCAGCTCGTGGCGCAGCTGCGCGGCGACCAGGAGGTGCGGCGCGCCGCGCAGCATGCGGCGGCGACGCTTGCGGTTCTGGCCGTCTTCTTCCTGGCGACCTCTTCCTGCCTCCTCGCCATGGGCCCCTGGATGGGGCTGGGCGGCACGCTCCTCCTCGGAATTCTCGGAATGATCGCGGCAACCTGGCTCGGGAACGGAGGCTGGGCCGTCGCCGCGACCGGCACGACCTTCTTCGCGCATGCAACCTGGACCGCGGGTCACGCGATAACCAGCGCCAGCCATGAGGATCCGGCATCGTTCTTCCTGCAAGGAGTAGCGGTGCTGGTCTTCGCTTTATGGCCGCTGGTCACCGCCCAGCGCTTCTCGGGGGATCGGTTCGCCTGGTATGCGGCCGCCCTCGCTGGACCGCTCTGGTTCTTTCCTCTGCGGCGGCTTTACGTGGCGCTGTTCGGTGACGCCGCCATCGGCATACTGCCCGTGGCGCTGGGCGCCCTGTCCCTTCTGGCCGCGACGCAGAGCCGGCGCCTCGGCCCCGCCGACGATCCGACCCGCCGCCGCGCGCTGGTCTGGTTCTCCGCCGTGGCCCTCTGCTTCGTCGCGGTGGCCATCCCGCTGCAGCTCGAAAAGCAGTGGATTACGATCGGCTGGGCATTGCAGGGCCTGGCGGTGCTGGCTCTCTGGCGCCGGCTGGATCATCCCGGGCTCAAGTATTTCGCTCTGGGGCTGCTGGGCGCGACGACCCTCCGGCTGGTCGCCAACCCCGCGCTCCTCGGCTACTACCCACGCTCCACGATCCGCGTCTTCAACTGGCTGACCTACACCTACCTGGTGCCGGCCGCCGCCCTCTTGGGCGGCGTGGCGCTCCTGAAGCCCTGGGAGATGGCGCGGGCGAGGCGCTGGGAGAAGGGTCTGTATGCCTCGGCACATCCGATCGGGGCGATCGCCTCGGGGCTCGCGGCCATCGTCGTCATCTTCGTCTGGATCAACCTGACGATTGCCGACTGGTTCGCCACGGGGACGGTCCTGAGCCTGCGCTTCGGCGAGAGCCCGGCGCAGCGGCTGACCGTGTCGATCGCGTGGGGCGTCTACGGCCTGATTCTCCTGGGATGGGGGATGGGACGCGATTCGGTGGGGCTCCGCTGGCTCAGCCTCTGCTTCCTGCTGGTCACCATCGGCAAGGTCTTCCTGCACGACCTGGGGGAGCTGCGCGATCTCTATCGTGTCGCGTCGCTCGTAGGTCTGGCCGTGTCGCTGATTCTCGTTTCTCTGTTGTACCAGCGGTTCGTCTTCCGCAAGGGTCCGCCCCAGCCGGGAGGTGAGATCGCATGACGGGAAAAGGTGTCGCGACCGGGAAACGATGGGCGTTGCCCGCGGTGATCGCTTTGGCCGGCGCCTGGATCGCGGGTGCGGCATGGGCCGAGGTGACGGCGCAGAAGGTGGAGCTCCGCCGTCTCTTTCCCCAGGAGGCGGAGGTCTCGGTCGAATCCGCCGGGCTGGCTCGCCTGGTCCTGCCCTCCGAGATCCTGAAGGCCTGCCGCCCGGATCTGTCCGACCTCCGGCTTTTCGACAGCAGCGAGCACGAGGTCCCTTACCTCGTCGATGCGGGGGCAGAGGTGCCGGCGGGCTTCGAGATCGCTCAGAGATTCGTCCCGAAAGTCCTAGAGGCCGCGCGCCGGGAGGAGCGCCGCAAAACCGGACCGCCTCTGCACCACGAGACCCTGGAGATCGGGCTCCCGGATGCCGAGCCAAGGAGCGGATCGTGGGTTCTGGTGGTGCAGCCGCGTGCCGGCGAGCTGGTCGCCCGCGTCAGCGTGGAGGGAATCGATTCGGCCGGACGAACGGAAATGCTCATCCCGGAGGCCTCGTTGTTCCGCCTCCAGGGCGCACGTCCCGTCGAGAAGCTGCGCCTGCCGCTGCCGGCCTATCACGGCGCCCGCCTGCGAGTCGTTTTCGAGAGCGAGGCTGGCTCCTGGCTGAATCCGGTGCTCCGGCTGGAGAGCGCCCGGCGCTACGAGACGGGCGGGAAGATCGACATGCCGCTCGAGGTCCTCTCGCTGCGCAGCGCCGACGGCCGGACCATCGTCGATCTGGCCCGTCCGCACGGCGTGGTCCCGGATCTCCTGCGAATCGAGACGACCACCCGCACCTTCGACCGGCGCGTGGAAATCCGCGACGAAGGTCCTTCCGGCGCCGGTGGGGTAGGGACAGGTAACGTCTACCGCGTCGAAGCGCTGGTCCCGGTGGGCGAGCAGGAGGTGGCCTTGCGGCCGGCGCACGGAGAGCGGCTGAGCGTCACGATCGTCGATGGCGACAGCCCGGCGCTGGAGCAGCTCGCCTTCGTGGCCGTCGTGAGGCAGCCCTCGCTGATCTTCTCCGCCGCGGCCGGCCGTCCGGGCGGGGCGTTCGGGACGCTGCGCTTCGGAGGCGGCCGGGCGCACGCTCCCCGGTACGACCTGGCCGGGTTGCTGCCTCCCATCGGTGGGGAAGCGACCGGAAAGCGGGCCGAGGCCGCGGCGCTGCTGGTCGATCGATCGAAGATCCAGACCGCGCGGCTCGGAGGAATTCGCCCCAATGCCGCTTATGATCAGACTCCCGCGCTCGCCGTGGCGATGCACCCCGGGGCCTCGATCGACCGCCGCCTCTTCAGCCACCTGCGCACGATCACCGTCCCTGCTTCGGCCGAAGGGCTCTCGCGCCTGCGGCTCGAGCCGGGCGACCTTGCCATCCTCGGGGACGAGCTGACCGACCTGCGCGTCGCCGACGCCGAATCGCGCCAGTGGCCCTACCTGGTCCAGCGGGATGCGGCCACCCAGCTCGTGCCGCTCGCGGTGGAAGGACCCAGGAGCCGCGATCGAGTTTCGCGCTACGCCTTGCGGCTTCCGGCTTCTCCCTTGCGGCTGGGCCGGCTGATCCTCGAGCCCGACGCCGCCTTCTTCGATCGCAGCTATACGCTGGAAGCCAAGACCGCCGACGGAAAGACGACGACCCTGGCGCGGGGCCGCCTGGCGCGCGCCATCACCGATTCGGACCCCGCGGCGATCGACCTGCCGCCGGCGCGCGTCGCATCGCTCGAGCTGGTGATCCAGGACGGCGACGATGCGCCGCTGAGATTCGAGAGTATCCAGGGCAGCATCTCGGTGCCGGATCTCTACCTGACGGCACCGGCAGGACGTTATGAGCTGCTGCTCGGCGCTCCCGGCAAGGAATCTCCGCGTTACGAGCTGGAAAGCGTGCGCGACGTCGTCCTGGCGGTGCAGGCCGAAGCGATTTCCGCCGGTCCGATCGAGCAGAACAAGGAGCTGAGTCTCCAGGCGCGCCTGAACGAGAAAGGATTTCGGCCGACCCTGATGCTCTGGGCCGCCCTGGGCGCAGCCGTCCTTGTCCTGCTGTTTCTCACTTTCCGCCTCGCCCGCCGCGAGTCCCCTTCGCCCGAGTAGCTGCAGTCAACGCGTCGCCTGGATGGACAGCGGCCTGATCCGCTCCGTCATGGACACGGGGCGGTGTTGGGGCGTGGCGCGCCCGATGAGCTGGTCCCCAGGCTCCCTTCGCCGCAGAGGGTTTTCCCGGAGACGAGGAGGTAGTAAGCCATGCCTGCCGGGGGTGAGCTCGACAACACAGCGTCTGGAGAGGGCAGGTCAGGCGCCAGACAGGAGTGGTTGTAGCTCCACCCGCCCCCGAGAATCACCCCGATATAGAGGTTGTAGGAGCTTACTGCCGCGGAGGGGGACCAGGAGAGCGTCTCGTTGTCGAGGAAGACGAGGTTGGTGGCGATTTCGGGAGGCGGGCCGCAGGCGGCGCAGCCGTCGCCCAACCCACCCATGGCCGGCTCGGCCTGGTCCGGATTGAAGACGCTTGGACAGCCGTCGCACAGGTCGCCGATGCCGTCATGGTCGGCGTCGGACTGCGAAGGGTTGTAGACGGAGGCGCAATTATCGCTCGGGAGATAACGGCCGTCGCTGTCACGGTCCCCATCAAGATAAAGAACGTAGTAGGAATCTTCGGAAAGACAGCCGGATCCCGAGCAGTTCCCCTCGACGCTGGCGGAGAGATCGCCGGACGGTAGGGTAAGCGCCAGGAAGGGATCCGGCGTGGATGTGTTGGTACCGAGGATTCCGCCCGGACCATGGAAGCGCAGCGTCCCGTCGAGCAGGGAATCCAGCCCCTGACGGGCATCCAGATCGGCCTGCACCGGAGCGCTCGCGGCCAGGGAGAAGCGAAAGTGATCGATGTCGCCTGAGGGGCTCACGGTTCCGCTGACGGCACGAGGCGGCAGGACCGGCGCTCCTGTGGAGAACGTCCCGTCGTCGGTGCTCGGCCCGAGGCTAACTGACATCTGATAGAAAGTGTTCGAGCTTCCCACGAAGCTGCGCAGCTCGCGCACCAGGATCGTGTAGGTGCCGTCCGTCGGGAGCGTTGCCTGCAGGAAGGGGTCCTCGGGATCGGCAGCGGTATAGGCGTCCTGGGCGAGCATCGCGTGGCTGGGATCGAAGATCGTCAGGACGATCTTGGCCGCGGGCTGCGCCGGATTGAAGACCGCCGAGTCGATGTCCACCGTCAGGATCTGCCCGGCTGTTCCTGAAAGCCGGTAATAGTCGAGGTCGCCCGGAGGATCGATCAGGGCGTCGATGGAGGGGAGGACCGGGGGCAGGATCGGTGTGGCGCTCTCAAAGGTGTCGTTCGTACCGACTTCCAGGGAAAGGACGTAGAGATAGGCCGGACCTCCGACCGCAGGGTCCAGGTTCCGCACGGCGACGAAGTACTTGCCGGCGTGGGAAGCCTGGAACGCGGCGCTCGGGTCGTCGAATTCGCCTTGCGACTGATCCTGAGCCAGCACGGTCGCCCCATCGCTGTCCAGGATCTGCAGCACCGCCGAGAGTGCCGAGCCGGGTGACTGGCCGGCCCGGAACCCCCGCGCCAGGACGTCCGCCTGGAGCGTTTGCCCGGTTTCCAGCCGCAGAGCGTACCAGTCGACATCGCCAGGAGCACCGACGGTTCCCCCGACGCTCGCCGGGGGCAGCATCGGCTGAGCCCCGGCAGGGTTGTCGTC
It encodes:
- a CDS encoding DUF2339 domain-containing protein — protein: MIWFLAFLLLGFLLAGPILALIALVQVRRASGAGRPSDRIDSFDARLVALTRRIAALEQAAALARREPSVEEQSPHLPARPPAVSGPPPVASPPVTAGHPPMSAYPAAPSHPVAPPHPPVPSMAARPAAPAYRPPAGNIPPAVTRPPRPPSPPIDWERWIGIRGAAVVGAIALGLAGILFFKYSIEKGLITPSMRVALGTLTGLACLAGAEWLRARKYRQTAEAISGAGVIVLYAAFWASHALYHLVGMPLVFGLMVLVTAVCCLLAVRHASLLVAVLGLVGGFATPLLLSSGQDRPLGLFGYVLLLDFGLLAVGHKRRWPSLGILSLLATVLLQGLWIVLRMGPDRLFLGLAIVALFAVLFLLAGRWSGGTAPSGAVALSQIGAVTFPFAFALYFASRADLGPHLYPIAILLALLSAGAGWVAREQRQAALGTGAACAALVVTAVWILRHTMTTALAWEAAGVAVGLAAIFHLFVELDREDAGTEGPAPAAILAGLGFMAILIVASGGKALPIAPWLAGWTGLMCLLYRHAAFPQRAWLQVAAAAGAGMGLGLYMTHYGDAVFPAKELFVALPVGACVLLQLVAQLRGDQEVRRAAQHAAATLAVLAVFFLATSSCLLAMGPWMGLGGTLLLGILGMIAATWLGNGGWAVAATGTTFFAHATWTAGHAITSASHEDPASFFLQGVAVLVFALWPLVTAQRFSGDRFAWYAAALAGPLWFFPLRRLYVALFGDAAIGILPVALGALSLLAATQSRRLGPADDPTRRRALVWFSAVALCFVAVAIPLQLEKQWITIGWALQGLAVLALWRRLDHPGLKYFALGLLGATTLRLVANPALLGYYPRSTIRVFNWLTYTYLVPAAALLGGVALLKPWEMARARRWEKGLYASAHPIGAIASGLAAIVVIFVWINLTIADWFATGTVLSLRFGESPAQRLTVSIAWGVYGLILLGWGMGRDSVGLRWLSLCFLLVTIGKVFLHDLGELRDLYRVASLVGLAVSLILVSLLYQRFVFRKGPPQPGGEIA
- a CDS encoding PPC domain-containing protein, translating into MRRLLCVLLLAWVVSPSLADLRRETEPDDNPAGAQPMLPPASVGGTVGAPGDVDWYALRLETGQTLQADVLARGFRAGQSPGSALSAVLQILDSDGATVLAQDQSQGEFDDPSAAFQASHAGKYFVAVRNLDPAVGGPAYLYVLSLEVGTNDTFESATPILPPVLPSIDALIDPPGDLDYYRLSGTAGQILTVDIDSAVFNPAQPAAKIVLTIFDPSHAMLAQDAYTAADPEDPFLQATLPTDGTYTILVRELRSFVGSSNTFYQMSVSLGPSTDDGTFSTGAPVLPPRAVSGTVSPSGDIDHFRFSLAASAPVQADLDARQGLDSLLDGTLRFHGPGGILGTNTSTPDPFLALTLPSGDLSASVEGNCSGSGCLSEDSYYVLYLDGDRDSDGRYLPSDNCASVYNPSQSDADHDGIGDLCDGCPSVFNPDQAEPAMGGLGDGCAACGPPPEIATNLVFLDNETLSWSPSAAVSSYNLYIGVILGGGWSYNHSCLAPDLPSPDAVLSSSPPAGMAYYLLVSGKTLCGEGSLGTSSSGAPRPNTAPCP